One stretch of Astatotilapia calliptera chromosome 3, fAstCal1.2, whole genome shotgun sequence DNA includes these proteins:
- the gpr185b gene encoding G-protein coupled receptor 12 isoform X2, translated as MILSLAAAAAMSSGGGSSLNSSSPLDPFDSSTSWSLVEDPANSSSEPVVQTVTPDLQPATTAVALQEVSPWDIALCVTGTLISCENALVIAVLFYTPTLRAPMFILIGSLAVADLLAGLGLILNFVFTYLIDSSVEFVTLLSVGLLISAFSASVFNILAITVDRYLSLYNALTYHTERTVTFTYVMVVFIWVSCLTLGLLPALGWNCLRDESTCSICRPVTKNNAVALAVTFLLVFALMMQLYLQICKIAFRHAQQIAVQHQFLAISTTKGVSTLSAILCAFGACWLPFAMYSIVADSSYPVIYTYATVLPATCCSVINPIIYAFRNPDIQKSLWMACCGCVPSNLSLRPRTSSDV; from the coding sequence ATGATTCTCTCCCTGGCCGCGGCGGCAGCCATGAGTAGCGGTGGCGGTAGCAGCCTCAACTCCTCCTCTCCCCTCGACCCCTTCGACTCCTCCACCTCGTGGAGCCTGGTTGAGGACCCCGCCAACTCTTCGTCAGAACCTGTAGTGCAAACTGTGACCCCTGACCTCCAGCCAGCGACCACCGCCGTCGCTCTTCAGGAAGTCAGCCCATGGGACATTGCGCTTTGCGTGACGGGGACTCTCATTTCCTGCGAGAACGCCCTGGTGATCGCTGTGCTGTTCTACACGCCGACGCTCCGCGCTCCCATGTTCATCTTGATTGGATCGCTGGCGGTGGCGGATCTCCTGGCCGGCCTGGGCCTCATCTTGAACTTTGTCTTCACCTATCTGATCGACAGCTCGGTGGAGTTCGTGACATTGCTGTCCGTTGGACTGCTGATCTCGGCCTTCTCAGCGTCTGTCTTCAACATCCTCGCCATCACGGTCGACCGGTACCTCTCGCTCTACAACGCCCTGACCTACCACACTGAACGGACGGTCACCTTCACCTACGTCATGGTGGTCTTTATCTGGGTGTCGTGCCTCACGCTCGGCCTGTTGCCGGCACTGGGCTGGAACTGTCTGAGAGACGAGAGTACGTGCAGCATCTGCCGACCGGTCACTAAAAACAACGCCGTGGCTCTCGCCGTCACTTTCTTATTGGTCTTTGCCCTCATGATGCAGCTCTACCTTCAAATCTGCAAAATCGCCTTCCGCCATGCGCAGCAGATCGCGGTGCAGCACCAGTTTTTGGCCATCTCCACCACCAAAGGTGTCTCCACACTGTCGGCCATCCTGTGTGCCTTCGGGGCATGCTGGCTGCCGTTCGCCATGTACTCCATTGTGGCTGACTCCAGCTACCCCGTAATATACACCTACGCCACGGTCCTCCCAGCCACCTGCTGCTCTGTAATCAACCCCATCATCTATGCGTTCCGAAACCCAGACATCCAGAAGTCGCTATGGATGGCCTGCTGTGGGTGCGTCCCCTCCAACCTCTCCTTAAGACCCAGGACCTCCAGTGATGTGTAG
- the gpr185b gene encoding G-protein coupled receptor 12 isoform X1 → MILVVRTLSAMILSLAAAAAMSSGGGSSLNSSSPLDPFDSSTSWSLVEDPANSSSEPVVQTVTPDLQPATTAVALQEVSPWDIALCVTGTLISCENALVIAVLFYTPTLRAPMFILIGSLAVADLLAGLGLILNFVFTYLIDSSVEFVTLLSVGLLISAFSASVFNILAITVDRYLSLYNALTYHTERTVTFTYVMVVFIWVSCLTLGLLPALGWNCLRDESTCSICRPVTKNNAVALAVTFLLVFALMMQLYLQICKIAFRHAQQIAVQHQFLAISTTKGVSTLSAILCAFGACWLPFAMYSIVADSSYPVIYTYATVLPATCCSVINPIIYAFRNPDIQKSLWMACCGCVPSNLSLRPRTSSDV, encoded by the exons ATGATTTTGGTTGTCCGGACTCTGTCAG cTATGATTCTCTCCCTGGCCGCGGCGGCAGCCATGAGTAGCGGTGGCGGTAGCAGCCTCAACTCCTCCTCTCCCCTCGACCCCTTCGACTCCTCCACCTCGTGGAGCCTGGTTGAGGACCCCGCCAACTCTTCGTCAGAACCTGTAGTGCAAACTGTGACCCCTGACCTCCAGCCAGCGACCACCGCCGTCGCTCTTCAGGAAGTCAGCCCATGGGACATTGCGCTTTGCGTGACGGGGACTCTCATTTCCTGCGAGAACGCCCTGGTGATCGCTGTGCTGTTCTACACGCCGACGCTCCGCGCTCCCATGTTCATCTTGATTGGATCGCTGGCGGTGGCGGATCTCCTGGCCGGCCTGGGCCTCATCTTGAACTTTGTCTTCACCTATCTGATCGACAGCTCGGTGGAGTTCGTGACATTGCTGTCCGTTGGACTGCTGATCTCGGCCTTCTCAGCGTCTGTCTTCAACATCCTCGCCATCACGGTCGACCGGTACCTCTCGCTCTACAACGCCCTGACCTACCACACTGAACGGACGGTCACCTTCACCTACGTCATGGTGGTCTTTATCTGGGTGTCGTGCCTCACGCTCGGCCTGTTGCCGGCACTGGGCTGGAACTGTCTGAGAGACGAGAGTACGTGCAGCATCTGCCGACCGGTCACTAAAAACAACGCCGTGGCTCTCGCCGTCACTTTCTTATTGGTCTTTGCCCTCATGATGCAGCTCTACCTTCAAATCTGCAAAATCGCCTTCCGCCATGCGCAGCAGATCGCGGTGCAGCACCAGTTTTTGGCCATCTCCACCACCAAAGGTGTCTCCACACTGTCGGCCATCCTGTGTGCCTTCGGGGCATGCTGGCTGCCGTTCGCCATGTACTCCATTGTGGCTGACTCCAGCTACCCCGTAATATACACCTACGCCACGGTCCTCCCAGCCACCTGCTGCTCTGTAATCAACCCCATCATCTATGCGTTCCGAAACCCAGACATCCAGAAGTCGCTATGGATGGCCTGCTGTGGGTGCGTCCCCTCCAACCTCTCCTTAAGACCCAGGACCTCCAGTGATGTGTAG